In Deferribacter autotrophicus, a single genomic region encodes these proteins:
- the lpxC gene encoding UDP-3-O-acyl-N-acetylglucosamine deacetylase, whose product MYQTTINDKLIFSGRGLHSGEFVKAELFPALPDNGITIRRADIPGTKPVKLTPFNVISTVLATTVYCGNYKVSTVEHLLSALYGLGIDNVHIDVYGEELPILDGSASAYVDQIKNVGVKQLKKKRKYLKFTKKIRLEKGDKWIEIIPSRYFKVTFGINFENSIINEQKKFITVTPNTYLKEISRARTFGFKEEVEQLWKMGLARGGSLENAVVIDRNRILNEDGLRYDDEFVRHKILDLIGDIALLGYRFYGHIRAYKSGHELNNAFARTLLESKSCYKVIELSDQFSFNPYETLVFEPQGT is encoded by the coding sequence ATGTATCAGACAACTATAAATGATAAGTTGATTTTTAGTGGTAGAGGGCTTCATTCGGGAGAATTTGTTAAGGCAGAGCTTTTCCCCGCTCTTCCTGATAATGGAATTACAATACGCAGGGCTGATATCCCTGGCACAAAGCCTGTAAAGCTCACTCCATTTAACGTTATATCTACTGTTCTTGCTACTACAGTTTATTGTGGCAATTACAAGGTTTCCACTGTAGAACATCTGTTATCTGCACTTTATGGATTAGGTATAGATAATGTTCATATAGATGTTTATGGTGAAGAGTTACCTATTCTTGATGGTAGTGCTTCAGCTTATGTGGATCAGATAAAAAATGTAGGTGTAAAACAGCTTAAGAAAAAAAGAAAATACCTAAAGTTCACGAAAAAAATAAGGCTTGAAAAAGGGGATAAATGGATTGAGATAATACCTTCAAGATATTTTAAAGTGACTTTTGGGATAAATTTTGAAAATAGTATTATTAATGAGCAGAAAAAATTTATAACAGTTACTCCTAATACTTATCTAAAAGAAATTTCAAGAGCTAGGACTTTTGGCTTTAAGGAAGAAGTAGAGCAACTCTGGAAAATGGGGCTTGCAAGGGGTGGCTCATTGGAGAATGCTGTAGTTATTGATAGAAACAGGATTTTGAATGAAGATGGTTTGAGATATGATGATGAATTTGTTAGACACAAGATTTTGGATTTAATAGGTGATATTGCTCTTTTAGGTTATAGGTTCTATGGACATATTAGAGCTTATAAATCTGGTCATGAGCTAAATAATGCTTTTGCAAGAACCTTGCTTGAGTCAAAAAGCTGTTACAAGGTAATAGAATTGAGTGATCAGTTTAGTTTTAATCCATATGAAACTCTTGTTTTTGAACCACAGGGGACATAA
- the hisA gene encoding 1-(5-phosphoribosyl)-5-[(5-phosphoribosylamino)methylideneamino]imidazole-4-carboxamide isomerase translates to MLIIPAIDILEGKVVRLKQGIMEESKSYFDNPLDVAMMFEDFGAKRIHIVDLDGAKYGDTINFDIISKIVTKTDLEVEVGGGIRDFDKLKVYFEIGVNYPIIGTAAVKNREFTVEALEEYPDKIILGFDCKGEYVATDGWYEKSDVTIFDILDYYGKYRPSAIIYTDIERDGMLTGYNVDMLNRVSKHSKQPVIASGGLKGIEDIEAASKIENIFGCIVGKAFYEGKIDLKQAFKFQK, encoded by the coding sequence ATGCTGATAATCCCTGCCATAGACATTTTGGAAGGAAAAGTTGTTAGATTAAAACAAGGGATAATGGAAGAATCAAAAAGCTATTTTGATAATCCTTTAGATGTGGCAATGATGTTTGAAGATTTTGGCGCAAAACGGATTCATATAGTGGATCTGGATGGTGCAAAATATGGAGATACAATCAACTTTGATATTATTAGCAAAATAGTTACAAAAACAGATCTTGAAGTTGAAGTGGGAGGTGGAATAAGGGATTTTGATAAGCTAAAAGTTTATTTTGAGATTGGAGTGAACTATCCAATTATTGGGACGGCTGCAGTTAAAAATAGAGAGTTTACCGTAGAAGCGTTAGAGGAGTATCCTGATAAAATTATTCTTGGTTTTGACTGCAAAGGTGAGTATGTAGCTACGGATGGATGGTATGAGAAAAGTGATGTTACAATATTTGACATCTTAGATTACTATGGAAAATATAGACCATCTGCCATAATTTATACTGATATAGAAAGGGATGGAATGTTGACAGGTTATAATGTTGATATGTTGAATAGAGTATCAAAACATTCTAAGCAACCTGTAATTGCTTCTGGTGGTTTAAAGGGGATTGAAGATATTGAGGCTGCATCAAAAATAGAAAACATCTTTGGCTGTATTGTGGGTAAAGCATTTTATGAAGGTAAGATTGATTTGAAGCAGGCATTTAAATTTCAAAAGTAA
- a CDS encoding competence/damage-inducible protein A: MKGAIYAIGNEILEGSIVDTNSAYIAKVLSDFGIKIMEIKALPDDKELLVHQFMYALSNYDITITTGGLGPTFDDLTAEAVSEAAGEEFVFYENVYSSIVEKLSSRGVAIKETHKRQAYLPKNATLFENKKGTAYGFGVEKDKKWIISMPGIPYEMKYMFEDYVIPFLKQQFQLKQFFKKDLKFMGIPESDVDDVITKLNKPDDVEIIINVSKGMIIVRLRSYNYENLVLLADSLKKELRSFYFGEDDDTIESVVLRKLFERGYTVATAESCTGGLIAKKITDIPGSSKTFKGSVVAYSNEIKERLLNVQSETLEKFGAVSEECCKEMVYGCYEQFKTDVAIATTGIAGPDGGSKDKPVGTIFIGVKIKDDLLINKYQFSGDRDTVRERTANMAFKLLLEKLKED, translated from the coding sequence ATGAAAGGTGCAATTTACGCCATTGGAAATGAGATTTTAGAAGGGAGCATTGTTGATACAAATTCTGCATATATTGCTAAAGTTCTATCAGATTTTGGTATAAAGATAATGGAAATCAAAGCATTGCCTGATGATAAGGAGTTGCTCGTTCATCAATTTATGTACGCTTTGAGCAACTATGATATCACAATTACTACAGGCGGTTTGGGGCCAACCTTTGATGATTTAACTGCGGAAGCTGTTTCTGAAGCTGCTGGGGAAGAATTCGTTTTTTATGAAAATGTATATTCATCAATAGTTGAGAAGTTGAGCAGTAGAGGGGTAGCAATCAAAGAGACTCACAAGAGGCAGGCCTATTTACCGAAAAATGCCACCCTTTTTGAAAATAAAAAAGGCACGGCATACGGTTTTGGTGTGGAGAAAGATAAAAAGTGGATAATTTCTATGCCTGGTATTCCTTATGAAATGAAATATATGTTTGAAGACTATGTAATCCCTTTTTTAAAGCAACAATTTCAGTTAAAGCAATTTTTCAAAAAAGACTTGAAATTCATGGGGATACCAGAATCTGATGTGGATGATGTGATAACAAAACTAAATAAGCCTGATGATGTGGAAATCATAATAAATGTATCAAAAGGGATGATTATTGTTAGACTTAGAAGTTATAATTACGAAAATTTAGTGCTACTAGCTGATTCTTTAAAAAAGGAGTTGAGAAGTTTCTACTTCGGTGAAGATGATGATACAATAGAATCGGTGGTATTGAGAAAATTATTTGAAAGAGGCTATACCGTAGCTACAGCTGAAAGTTGTACGGGGGGATTAATTGCAAAGAAAATCACTGATATTCCAGGTAGTTCAAAGACTTTTAAAGGTTCGGTTGTTGCTTATAGTAATGAAATAAAAGAGAGATTGTTAAACGTGCAAAGTGAAACACTGGAAAAATTTGGTGCTGTTAGTGAAGAGTGTTGCAAAGAGATGGTTTATGGGTGTTATGAGCAGTTTAAAACGGATGTTGCAATTGCTACCACGGGTATTGCAGGCCCGGATGGTGGTAGCAAGGATAAGCCTGTGGGGACAATTTTTATAGGGGTAAAGATTAAGGATGATTTACTAATTAATAAATATCAATTTAGTGGTGATAGAGATACTGTAAGAGAAAGAACTGCAAATATGGCTTTTAAGCTTCTATTAGAGAAACTTAAAGAGGATTGA
- the recA gene encoding recombinase RecA: protein MDENKKKALELAMSKIERDFGKGAVMRLGDKAIEKPPVIPTGSLSLDIALGIGGIPRGRIIEIYGSESSGKTTIALHVIAEAQKMGGVAAFIDAEHAMDPVYADAIGVDIENLLVSQPDSGEAALEIAETLVRSGAVDVIVIDSVAALTPKAEIEGDMGDAHMGLQARLMSQALRKLTAIVNKSKTALIFINQTRQKIGVMFGNPETTTGGNALKFYSTIRIEVRRTSALKEKDQVVGNQVICKVVKNKVAPPFKQAEFDILFGEGISKEGILIDMGVKEGFVTKSGAWFSYGDIRLGQGKENARTYLKEHPEIAEEIEQKIREKYGLNKESENREE from the coding sequence ATGGATGAGAACAAAAAGAAAGCTTTAGAGCTAGCAATGAGTAAGATTGAAAGGGATTTTGGTAAGGGTGCTGTAATGCGCCTTGGAGATAAAGCCATTGAAAAGCCACCTGTGATCCCTACAGGGTCCCTTTCATTAGATATTGCTTTGGGTATAGGAGGAATTCCAAGGGGGAGAATTATAGAGATTTATGGCAGTGAGTCTAGTGGAAAAACCACTATTGCATTACATGTGATTGCTGAAGCACAGAAGATGGGTGGTGTAGCCGCATTTATTGATGCTGAACATGCTATGGATCCAGTTTATGCTGATGCAATTGGTGTGGATATAGAAAATTTACTGGTTAGCCAGCCTGACAGTGGTGAGGCTGCTTTAGAAATAGCTGAGACCCTTGTAAGAAGTGGTGCTGTGGATGTTATTGTGATAGATTCTGTGGCTGCTTTAACTCCTAAAGCTGAGATTGAAGGGGATATGGGTGATGCTCATATGGGATTGCAGGCAAGACTGATGAGTCAAGCACTCAGAAAACTTACAGCAATAGTTAATAAATCAAAGACTGCTCTGATTTTCATAAACCAGACGAGACAAAAAATAGGGGTAATGTTTGGTAATCCAGAAACCACTACCGGAGGGAATGCTCTGAAATTTTATTCAACCATAAGAATTGAGGTAAGAAGGACATCAGCTTTGAAAGAAAAAGACCAGGTAGTGGGTAATCAGGTGATATGTAAGGTGGTGAAAAATAAAGTGGCTCCACCTTTTAAACAAGCAGAATTTGATATACTTTTTGGAGAAGGGATTTCCAAAGAAGGTATTTTAATTGATATGGGAGTAAAAGAAGGTTTTGTGACAAAATCAGGGGCTTGGTTTAGCTATGGAGATATTAGGCTTGGACAGGGTAAAGAAAATGCCAGAACTTATTTGAAAGAGCATCCAGAAATTGCAGAAGAAATAGAGCAAAAGATTCGAGAAAAGTATGGGTTAAATAAAGAAAGTGAAAACAGGGAGGAATAA
- the thpR gene encoding RNA 2',3'-cyclic phosphodiesterase: MRLFIAVKCDDKLNSLVFKSGNFLKNFGAVKPVELENLHITLAFLGDQKEESLKSIIDCIDAVEPQEIISINFKKFNFFERNGMPVVFFLEGESDNLTVFTNNLRKKLKEKRISFDDKKKFIIHLTAARIKRLADKKGFKEYVARLNENFKPYKTYIKTVYLFKSTLTQHGPVYEQIYAKELKS, from the coding sequence ATGCGTCTTTTTATTGCTGTTAAATGCGATGATAAATTGAATAGCTTAGTTTTTAAATCTGGGAATTTCTTAAAAAATTTTGGTGCAGTAAAACCTGTGGAGCTTGAAAATTTACATATTACACTTGCTTTTTTAGGTGATCAAAAAGAGGAAAGTTTAAAAAGTATTATAGATTGCATTGATGCGGTAGAACCGCAAGAAATTATCTCTATAAATTTTAAGAAGTTTAATTTTTTTGAAAGAAACGGAATGCCTGTGGTTTTTTTTCTGGAAGGTGAATCCGATAACTTGACTGTTTTTACAAATAATCTTAGGAAGAAATTGAAGGAAAAAAGAATATCTTTTGATGACAAGAAAAAATTTATAATTCATTTGACTGCTGCAAGAATTAAGAGATTAGCGGATAAAAAAGGATTTAAAGAGTATGTTGCACGTTTAAATGAGAATTTTAAACCATATAAAACTTACATTAAAACTGTTTATCTGTTTAAGAGTACATTAACTCAACATGGTCCTGTGTATGAACAAATTTATGCGAAAGAATTAAAAAGTTGA
- the dnaB gene encoding replicative DNA helicase gives MQSSKIRTPPHNLEAEQGVLASILLDEKALDKVIHLLQPDDFYHPAHKVIYSTLLKLSQGNKPLDVVTLISKLTDLNLIDEAGGIDYITTLTDIIPNSSNVAYYAAIVKDKALLRNLIEISSNISSKAYEFTGDITELLDETEKAIFQLAEFKLKGDVRPISDLLSESFELLQKLYEKKEDLTGVPSGFVDLDRLTNGFQNSDLIIVAGRPGMGKTAFSLNIALNASYKFDKSVAIFSLEMSANQLVQRLLAAEAKIESTKLRNGKLNLEEWNRLAAVGSELNEIRLFIDDTPAISVMELRAKCRRLKKEHGLDLVIVDYLQLMTGSNSDSREQQISEISRSLKALAKELNIPVIALSQLNRSVENRSDKRPQPSDLRESGAIEQDADIIIFLYRDEVYHKDSKYQGLCEVILAKHRSGPTGSVYLAFLKEFTRFENADLRTV, from the coding sequence ATGCAGAGTAGTAAGATTAGAACCCCACCTCACAATTTGGAAGCAGAGCAAGGTGTTCTTGCATCCATATTGCTGGATGAAAAAGCTCTTGATAAAGTAATTCATTTATTACAACCAGATGATTTTTATCATCCTGCACATAAAGTGATATATTCAACCCTTTTAAAGCTTTCTCAGGGGAATAAGCCCCTTGATGTAGTTACACTAATTTCAAAACTTACTGATTTGAATCTTATTGATGAAGCTGGTGGGATTGATTATATCACCACCCTTACTGATATTATTCCGAACTCTTCCAATGTGGCTTATTATGCAGCCATTGTTAAAGATAAGGCATTGCTTAGAAATCTTATTGAAATAAGTAGTAATATTTCTTCTAAGGCTTACGAATTTACTGGTGATATAACAGAATTGCTTGATGAGACAGAAAAGGCGATTTTTCAGCTGGCAGAGTTTAAGTTAAAAGGGGATGTAAGGCCAATATCGGATCTTTTATCAGAGAGCTTTGAACTTCTTCAGAAACTTTATGAAAAGAAAGAGGATTTAACTGGCGTTCCTTCCGGATTTGTGGATCTTGATAGACTCACAAATGGTTTTCAGAATTCTGACCTAATTATTGTGGCTGGAAGACCAGGGATGGGTAAAACGGCCTTTTCACTTAATATTGCACTTAATGCGAGTTACAAGTTTGATAAGTCTGTAGCCATATTCTCTCTTGAAATGTCTGCTAATCAGCTTGTTCAGAGGTTGCTCGCAGCTGAGGCAAAAATTGAATCTACCAAACTAAGGAATGGAAAACTTAATTTGGAGGAATGGAATAGGCTTGCTGCTGTGGGTAGTGAGTTGAATGAGATTAGATTGTTTATAGATGATACTCCTGCGATTTCCGTAATGGAGCTCAGGGCAAAATGTAGGCGATTGAAAAAAGAGCACGGCTTAGATCTTGTGATAGTGGACTATCTTCAGCTAATGACGGGTAGCAATAGTGATTCAAGGGAGCAGCAGATTTCTGAAATTTCAAGATCTTTAAAGGCGCTTGCTAAAGAACTTAATATCCCTGTGATAGCTCTTTCTCAGTTAAATAGAAGTGTGGAAAACAGAAGTGATAAAAGACCTCAACCTTCTGACTTGAGAGAATCTGGAGCAATCGAGCAGGATGCGGATATAATCATATTTCTTTACAGGGACGAGGTTTATCATAAAGATAGTAAGTATCAAGGATTATGTGAGGTTATTCTTGCAAAACACAGAAGTGGACCTACGGGCAGTGTTTATTTAGCATTTCTTAAAGAGTTTACACGTTTTGAAAATGCTGACCTTAGAACTGTATGA
- the rplI gene encoding 50S ribosomal protein L9, giving the protein MKVIFLKDVKGVAKAGEIKNVKDGYARNFLFKKNLAVEATPANIKKLEERKLQMQEAELQKVNDAKNLAEKLKNITVKLVKKAGENGKLFGAVTAAELEEALKKEGVDIDKKQIELPEPIKNTGTYNVKVNLYKEIKGEFKVVVDAE; this is encoded by the coding sequence ATGAAAGTAATTTTTCTTAAAGATGTAAAAGGGGTTGCAAAAGCTGGAGAGATAAAAAATGTTAAGGATGGATATGCAAGAAATTTTTTATTTAAAAAGAATCTTGCAGTGGAAGCCACTCCTGCAAATATAAAAAAGCTTGAAGAAAGAAAGCTTCAAATGCAAGAGGCCGAATTGCAAAAAGTGAATGATGCTAAAAATCTTGCTGAGAAGCTTAAAAATATTACAGTAAAGCTTGTGAAAAAGGCTGGAGAAAATGGCAAACTGTTTGGAGCTGTAACTGCGGCTGAGCTTGAGGAAGCCCTTAAAAAAGAAGGAGTAGATATTGACAAAAAACAGATTGAACTTCCTGAACCAATCAAAAATACTGGAACATATAATGTGAAAGTAAATCTTTACAAAGAGATTAAAGGAGAATTTAAGGTAGTTGTAGATGCAGAGTAG
- a CDS encoding regulatory protein RecX, whose protein sequence is MKKNKNPESYLLRLLTKKDYTSFEIRGKLKEKFQLEEKDIEEILEKYKDFGYVDDNRYKYSFIVSKLLSKEGPYLIVQKLKLKGIDINIDEIYEVAEKNDISITENARMLAKKKIRQYLGRSQRIEIKKNFLNF, encoded by the coding sequence ATGAAAAAAAATAAAAATCCTGAAAGCTATCTTTTAAGATTGTTGACAAAAAAAGATTATACCAGCTTTGAGATAAGAGGCAAATTAAAAGAGAAATTTCAACTTGAGGAAAAGGATATTGAAGAGATTTTAGAAAAATATAAAGATTTTGGTTATGTGGATGATAATCGATATAAGTATAGTTTCATTGTGAGTAAGCTTTTGTCTAAAGAGGGGCCTTATCTTATCGTTCAAAAATTGAAACTGAAAGGTATAGATATAAACATTGATGAAATATATGAAGTGGCAGAAAAAAATGATATTAGTATTACAGAAAATGCAAGAATGTTAGCAAAAAAGAAAATAAGACAATACTTAGGAAGGTCTCAAAGAATAGAGATAAAAAAAAACTTTTTGAATTTTTAG
- a CDS encoding phosphate-starvation-inducible PsiE family protein: MNLRKIAPLYEISDKDKQNIRSLKDSMLQYKKEFVDAFYEYLERKFDFTEQIPFERFLVHKEKLGIWYEKFFEASFNNAFYQFLINASKKHVDLRIDESAINTMFSFVRRWFHEKIFLIINDDYKRKEILVSVHKFVDINAAVMSSAYHDEQIKKFTSIFSLRELVVSFSERFMFFMNSILVLILVLLTINAAYMFFMELADTYQHGSGKLLITALGSLLILWVLIELLHTEIQLLKGGKFKISVFIGVALIAFIRDLLILTLKHEASGEGIYFVLASILILGLIYWLIARMEKMDNAKRRG, from the coding sequence ATGAATCTAAGAAAAATAGCACCCCTTTATGAAATCAGTGATAAAGACAAACAGAATATTCGCTCACTCAAAGACTCAATGCTTCAGTACAAAAAAGAATTCGTTGATGCTTTTTACGAATATCTTGAAAGAAAGTTTGACTTTACAGAACAAATTCCATTCGAACGTTTCCTTGTACACAAGGAAAAGCTTGGAATATGGTATGAAAAGTTTTTTGAAGCAAGTTTCAACAACGCATTTTACCAGTTTTTAATAAATGCTAGCAAAAAACATGTTGATTTAAGAATTGATGAAAGTGCCATAAATACAATGTTTAGTTTCGTAAGAAGATGGTTTCACGAAAAAATATTTTTAATAATAAATGATGACTACAAAAGAAAGGAAATTTTAGTAAGTGTTCATAAATTTGTGGATATAAATGCTGCTGTCATGAGCAGTGCATATCATGATGAACAAATTAAGAAATTTACATCTATCTTTTCATTACGCGAACTTGTTGTATCTTTCAGCGAACGATTTATGTTTTTTATGAACTCCATACTTGTATTAATTCTTGTTTTATTGACAATTAATGCAGCTTACATGTTTTTTATGGAACTTGCTGATACCTATCAACATGGAAGTGGCAAACTCCTTATCACTGCATTGGGCTCCCTTTTAATATTATGGGTTTTAATTGAGCTTCTTCATACTGAAATACAGCTATTAAAAGGTGGGAAATTCAAAATCAGTGTTTTTATTGGAGTAGCTTTAATTGCTTTCATAAGAGATCTTCTGATACTCACTTTAAAGCATGAAGCAAGCGGCGAAGGTATTTACTTTGTACTTGCATCAATACTTATTTTAGGATTAATATATTGGCTTATTGCAAGAATGGAAAAAATGGACAACGCTAAAAGGAGAGGTTAA
- a CDS encoding phosphatidylglycerophosphatase A family protein, translating to MHKFLKWTATGLNVGFIEYMPGTFGTLVAIPLIFLTGVFSIFFKFLFFIILFILGIIASEYYQHYYEKEDPSEVVIDEIAAFYFIMIFFPATLLNLILSFFIFRIFDIWKPYPIKQIEKSVSGGVGIMIDDIVAAIYTLIVMLIFKVFI from the coding sequence ATGCACAAATTTTTAAAATGGACAGCCACAGGACTCAATGTAGGATTCATTGAGTATATGCCTGGTACTTTTGGGACACTTGTGGCTATTCCACTTATTTTTTTGACAGGTGTTTTTTCCATTTTTTTCAAGTTTCTTTTTTTTATAATTTTGTTCATACTTGGAATTATAGCCAGTGAATATTATCAGCACTATTATGAAAAAGAAGATCCTTCTGAAGTGGTAATTGATGAGATTGCTGCTTTCTATTTCATTATGATTTTTTTCCCTGCAACCCTTTTAAATTTGATACTATCTTTTTTCATATTCAGAATATTTGATATATGGAAGCCTTATCCCATAAAGCAGATTGAAAAAAGTGTGAGTGGTGGTGTAGGTATTATGATTGATGATATTGTTGCTGCCATATATACACTTATTGTAATGCTAATATTTAAGGTATTTATATGA
- the hisH gene encoding imidazole glycerol phosphate synthase subunit HisH gives MIAIIDYGAGNIRSVQKAFEFVGFEAVVTSQKEAIDNASHLVLPGVGAFGDCLKGIVNLGLVEVIHENIRKGKPFLGICVGMQLLFEKSFEFGIHDGFGYFKGSIKRFPEEIVSKGMKIPHMGWNNVNFCSDHPVIKGIENESFFYFVHSYFAPVVEGETIGVCEYGVEFSAIVGRDNVIATQFHPEKSHMNGLKIIKNFGEWKC, from the coding sequence ATGATTGCCATAATAGATTATGGTGCAGGTAATATAAGAAGCGTACAGAAAGCCTTTGAGTTTGTGGGGTTTGAAGCTGTGGTAACATCGCAAAAAGAGGCGATAGATAATGCTTCACATCTTGTTTTACCTGGGGTTGGGGCATTTGGAGATTGTTTGAAAGGGATTGTTAACCTCGGCCTTGTGGAGGTAATACACGAAAACATCAGAAAAGGGAAACCATTCTTAGGGATTTGTGTTGGGATGCAGCTTCTGTTTGAGAAAAGTTTCGAATTTGGAATACACGATGGGTTTGGGTATTTTAAAGGGAGTATTAAAAGATTTCCTGAAGAGATAGTATCAAAGGGGATGAAGATTCCACATATGGGTTGGAATAACGTAAATTTCTGTTCAGATCACCCAGTAATAAAAGGTATTGAGAATGAATCTTTTTTCTATTTTGTTCACTCTTACTTTGCTCCAGTGGTGGAAGGTGAGACTATTGGGGTGTGTGAGTATGGAGTAGAGTTTTCAGCAATAGTAGGTAGAGATAATGTGATAGCAACTCAATTTCACCCTGAAAAAAGCCATATGAACGGGTTAAAAATTATAAAAAATTTTGGAGAGTGGAAATGCTGA
- the hisB gene encoding imidazoleglycerol-phosphate dehydratase HisB: protein MRRKTITRSTGETTVEIDINLDGNGEYEISTPVGFFNHMLELFAHHAKIDLKIKADGDIDVDYHHLVEDIGITLGKCFYEALGDKRGIERYGFFLLPMDETLVEVSLDFSGRGYLNFDVEFFTEKIGEFPSELVEEFFKAFAENAKCTLHIVKRYGKNSHHISEAIFKGVARAIKFAIAKTGDTINSTKGVLE from the coding sequence ATGAGGCGAAAAACTATAACAAGGAGTACAGGTGAAACAACAGTGGAAATCGATATTAACCTGGATGGCAATGGGGAATATGAAATTAGTACACCTGTTGGTTTTTTCAATCATATGCTTGAGCTTTTTGCCCATCATGCAAAGATTGACTTAAAGATTAAAGCCGATGGTGATATTGATGTTGATTATCACCACCTTGTTGAAGATATTGGTATAACGCTTGGTAAATGTTTTTATGAAGCTCTTGGTGACAAAAGGGGGATAGAACGCTATGGTTTCTTCCTGTTACCTATGGATGAGACATTGGTGGAGGTATCACTCGATTTTTCAGGTAGAGGATATTTAAATTTCGATGTGGAATTTTTTACTGAAAAAATTGGTGAATTTCCAAGCGAGCTAGTTGAAGAATTTTTTAAAGCTTTTGCTGAAAATGCAAAATGCACACTGCATATAGTGAAGAGATATGGGAAAAATAGCCACCATATCTCTGAGGCAATATTTAAAGGCGTGGCAAGAGCTATTAAATTTGCTATAGCAAAAACAGGTGATACAATAAATTCTACTAAAGGAGTACTTGAATAG
- a CDS encoding type IV pilus twitching motility protein PilT, producing MLPLNEILKKALAKRASDIHLKPGKPPVFRIDGELMPQPDFEKITPEDTLKTVAAIMPNQIKNRFKESFEADFSYSAKGLGRFRVNAYIQRGSVCIVMRAIPIEIPDIDSLHLPEILKKIALEDRGLILVTGTTGSGKSTTLASMIRHINETKNVNIITIEDPIEFLHRDLKAIISQREVGTDTTSFYEALKRSLRQDPDVILVGEMRDLETIETAVLAAETGHLVMSTLHTIDAPETINRIISVFPPYHQRQVRMQLASVLKAVISMRLVPRADGKGRVPAVEIMINTPTIRECIIDKEKTHLINDYIEKGREVYGSQSFDQSLYDLYTQGLITFEEAIKRAKRPDDFRLRVKGITNASGLDWDEENEKK from the coding sequence TTGCTTCCATTAAATGAGATTTTAAAAAAAGCACTTGCTAAAAGGGCTTCAGATATACACCTGAAGCCAGGTAAACCTCCGGTTTTTAGAATAGATGGAGAATTGATGCCTCAGCCTGACTTTGAGAAAATTACTCCAGAAGATACGTTAAAAACAGTAGCTGCAATTATGCCAAATCAGATAAAAAATAGATTTAAGGAGAGCTTTGAAGCAGATTTTTCATACAGCGCAAAGGGGCTTGGTAGATTCAGGGTAAATGCGTATATACAGAGAGGTTCTGTTTGTATCGTTATGAGAGCGATACCTATTGAGATACCTGATATTGACTCGTTGCATCTTCCTGAGATATTGAAAAAAATAGCTCTTGAAGATAGAGGGTTGATACTCGTTACTGGAACAACTGGTAGTGGAAAATCTACTACTTTGGCATCAATGATAAGACATATTAATGAAACAAAAAATGTTAATATTATTACAATTGAAGATCCCATTGAGTTTTTGCATCGAGATCTTAAGGCAATAATATCACAAAGAGAGGTGGGAACTGATACTACGTCTTTTTATGAAGCCTTAAAGAGATCTTTGAGACAGGATCCCGATGTTATTTTAGTGGGTGAGATGAGAGATCTTGAGACCATAGAAACAGCAGTTTTAGCTGCTGAGACAGGTCACTTGGTGATGTCTACACTGCATACTATAGATGCTCCAGAGACGATAAACAGGATTATTTCAGTTTTTCCGCCATATCACCAGAGACAAGTGAGAATGCAACTTGCATCGGTTTTGAAAGCGGTTATTTCCATGAGACTTGTTCCTAGGGCAGATGGTAAAGGAAGGGTTCCAGCAGTAGAGATTATGATAAATACACCTACAATTAGAGAATGTATAATTGATAAGGAGAAAACTCATTTGATTAATGACTATATAGAAAAAGGTAGAGAAGTCTATGGATCACAATCTTTTGATCAATCACTGTACGATCTTTATACTCAAGGGCTCATTACATTTGAAGAAGCAATTAAGAGAGCTAAACGTCCTGATGATTTTAGACTTAGAGTAAAAGGGATTACAAACGCTTCTGGTCTTGATTGGGATGAGGAGAATGAAAAAAAATAA